In Salinisphaera sp. LB1, one genomic interval encodes:
- the pgaC gene encoding poly-beta-1,6-N-acetyl-D-glucosamine synthase codes for MGLIHQIIRNFDLSGLVFGLAFNYPLFMAWIWIIGGVFYYARRERGRRHCHHEPPEVPGYPLASVLIPCMNEEDRIEETVRYALASRYPTLEVIVVNDGSTDRTGELLDAYADREPRVRVIHLASNQGKAIGLRAAALAARSDYLVCIDGDAYLHPHAVQWLVYHLVTGTRVGAVTGNPRIINRSTLLGKIQVGEFSSIIGLVKRAQRVYGRLFTVSGVIAAFNRAALHRIGFWDERMATDDIDVSWRLQIDHSEVRFEANALCYIFMPETLRGLWKQRLRWAQGGVEVLIEQGLRLFRWRQRRFWGVAIEYLVSVFWSYAMLTVFILFFIGLVIDLPARWQVQTLMPQWHGAVLGMTFLIQSLVSLWMDRRYERESFLGIYYWIIWYPLVYWMLSMFTIIVAVPKTLLAHGRNRRATWVSPDRGVG; via the coding sequence ATGGGGCTGATCCACCAGATCATCAGGAACTTCGACTTGTCTGGACTGGTATTTGGTCTGGCTTTTAATTATCCGCTGTTCATGGCCTGGATCTGGATAATTGGCGGAGTCTTTTATTACGCTCGCCGCGAACGCGGCCGGCGGCATTGTCACCATGAACCGCCGGAAGTCCCCGGTTATCCGCTGGCCAGCGTCTTGATTCCGTGCATGAACGAAGAAGACCGGATCGAGGAAACGGTTCGCTACGCGCTGGCCTCGCGCTATCCGACGCTCGAGGTGATTGTGGTCAACGATGGCAGCACCGATCGCACCGGTGAGCTACTCGACGCCTATGCCGATCGCGAACCGCGCGTGCGGGTGATTCATCTGGCGAGCAATCAGGGCAAGGCCATCGGACTGCGCGCGGCGGCGCTGGCCGCACGCTCGGATTATCTCGTGTGTATCGACGGCGATGCGTATCTGCACCCTCATGCGGTGCAGTGGCTTGTCTATCACCTGGTGACCGGTACCCGCGTCGGGGCGGTGACGGGCAACCCTCGGATCATCAACCGATCCACGCTGCTGGGCAAGATTCAGGTGGGTGAGTTTTCGTCGATCATCGGGCTGGTCAAGCGGGCACAGCGGGTTTACGGGCGCCTCTTTACGGTTTCCGGCGTAATCGCTGCCTTCAACCGGGCCGCGCTTCACCGCATCGGATTCTGGGATGAACGCATGGCGACCGACGATATCGATGTTTCGTGGCGCTTGCAGATCGATCATTCGGAGGTGCGTTTTGAAGCCAACGCGCTCTGTTACATCTTCATGCCCGAGACACTGCGCGGCCTCTGGAAACAACGCCTGCGCTGGGCGCAGGGCGGGGTCGAGGTGTTGATTGAACAAGGCTTGCGGCTATTTCGCTGGAGACAGCGACGGTTTTGGGGGGTGGCGATCGAGTATCTGGTCAGCGTTTTCTGGTCTTATGCCATGTTGACCGTTTTCATATTGTTCTTCATCGGCCTGGTCATCGACCTGCCGGCGCGTTGGCAGGTTCAAACGCTGATGCCGCAATGGCACGGCGCCGTACTCGGCATGACCTTCCTGATTCAGTCGCTCGTCAGTTTGTGGATGGATCGTCGCTACGAGCGTGAATCTTTCCTCGGAATTTATTATTGGATTATCTGGTATCCGCTGGTGTACTGGATGCTGTCGATGTTTACGATAATCGTGGCGGTGCCCAAGACACTACTCGCCCACGGGCGCAATCGACGAGCGACGTGGGTTAGCCCCGACCGTGGCGTCGGATGA
- the pgaD gene encoding poly-beta-1,6-N-acetyl-D-glucosamine biosynthesis protein PgaD: protein MANRKECNSDQLELPIIINKPQLQPRWQRGLLAVAATFAWLLWFYLLMPVLTMVGWFFNLNLFGQTMAGELVKRSTTLFDYSLIIGALGSILIIWAFYNYFRFKGRDQRSSPPPLRVENLSRSFHLLPEQVRLIQKAQVVRVWHDENGDIAHVERLCCINVHRGRLGC, encoded by the coding sequence GTGGCAAATAGAAAAGAGTGCAACAGCGACCAACTCGAACTGCCGATCATCATCAACAAACCGCAGTTGCAGCCGCGCTGGCAACGGGGTTTGCTTGCTGTCGCTGCGACCTTTGCGTGGTTGTTATGGTTTTATCTGCTCATGCCAGTGCTCACGATGGTTGGCTGGTTTTTCAATCTCAATCTTTTCGGCCAGACCATGGCGGGCGAGCTCGTCAAGCGCTCAACAACTTTATTCGACTATAGCTTGATTATCGGGGCGCTTGGTTCGATCTTGATAATTTGGGCTTTTTACAACTATTTTCGTTTCAAGGGGCGAGATCAGCGCTCGTCTCCGCCGCCTCTCCGGGTCGAAAACTTGTCCCGGTCGTTCCACTTGCTGCCTGAGCAGGTACGACTCATACAAAAAGCGCAGGTGGTTCGTGTCTGGCACGACGAAAACGGTGACATTGCACACGTTGAAAGGCTTTGTTGCATAAACGTCCACAGAGGCCGGTTGGGTTGTTAA